A window of Xenopus laevis strain J_2021 chromosome 1L, Xenopus_laevis_v10.1, whole genome shotgun sequence genomic DNA:
ATATAAATCACAGGGACTGGGGATCAGGGGTCATGTGCTAGTTGAGAGTCCATGTAGCCACTGCTGGTCTCCCCTAGTTTTTTGGTATAACCCCACAAAACACTCCTGTAGTGTTTTGAAGAAGAAGAGTCACTCTCAGTCCAGTGTACCTATACCAGGGTCTCATGAGAAGCCCAGCCACTCCACATTCTAAAGTTGCCTATACATCCTCTGATTTGGTTAGGCAGTGGCTGACTTCCACCATACTGCCTGACTGGGCATACATCCCAGCTCAATATTTAGTTTCCACATACCCTCCTGCATCCTATCAGATTGCACTTGATCTGTCGAAACTGAAAATTTCATTTGTAGTTCTCCTTGTATCTGGCTGCCCACATTCATGGAAATTTAATTGTTTTGGACCTTAGCCTTATCCAATAGACATTTTGAGGGGTTGTccagtgtatagccaccttaaggaAGGAGTATATTGACTACGtgggatatatataatataccctcttttggggaaaaataaacaTGGCTCCCAAATCCGTGCATCAGTGTCTTGTATTGACCTTATGCTGCTGTAGCATTGTCAGGCAAGAGAACATTTCTATAGCCTACTTTAAAGGCATAAACCCATATTATTAAAGAGCCCCATAAGGCAGTGTCAGGAACAATCCAGCTCAAGGGACGATTCTGGGTGACCCGTGACTTTAATGTGGGCAGGcctgaaaaaacttagaaatttgcaCCCCTGATTGTAGTAATGTATATGTTTCTGAAatcctgtgtattttttttttgttttcagatattcGTTGCCAAGCAAATAATGCTAAAACTGTAACTAAGATATTCAATTAATAGATGTTTTTTCTAGTTctcttaggaaaaaaaattacaattaggtGAAGTGGGAAAAGTCAAGAGTGTTCACATTTCGACTAGTTTTTCTATTGGTTACTAAGTACCCTAGATCTCCGTGAGAATTATTTTATTTGACGTcggaaaaaataaaagagaaaatgtattaCTTATTGTTTCCACATGAAGGCAGTGTAGCTGCCAGGACCTTCCAAACTGTTTCAATACAAGAAGAAATGCATGGGAAGAACCAAGTCAGATACTGGATTTAAAATCTTCTGTTTTATACAGATGTGGCCTAATACAGACCTGATTTACTTATTCTTATTTGAGCTGAAGCGGCATAATGCATCATATACGCTTTATAGCAAaatagggaaagttgtgctcaccactaaattccATTAGGATGGGGTGCCATGAGGCTGTGTCTGCCATGTCTGGGAACATATACAGCTTGCCTTCCTTTTTCCAGCAGTTTAAATCCTACTACAttgaagggcagatttattaagggtcaaaattgaaaaatctaattacagttttttttatggtctctaaactgttaaattcgactagtgaattaTCCTAACtcgaatcaattttttttaaaaaaaaaaaatttgaattcgatttttgagattaatcaaactctggccctttaagaattcacaTTTGACTTCACCCCCGAAAACCTGTCACCTAAACAACCCCCCCACAATCGAATTTCGCGTATAATCTAATTCattagagctaaaaaaaaaaaaactaacttgcatgatttcaaaattttaacttttataaATCTGCTTCTTTGAGTTTGAATTTGGTTATGCTGGACACTAAGGGCAGTAGTGGCACGCAGGATGATGGGAAGCATTTGGTCTCTTGAAGAAGTTAGTGGCTCTATGGGCAGGGAATAAAATCTCAAATTTACAGACCATTCACTTGTATGGCAATCACTTGCAAGCATTTGGTCACTGCTTTCTTGTAAGGGTCACTGACCATAGCAACAAACTTGAGATGCTTTCCTGGGAAACATGCTTTATAAAACTTTATCAACATTTCTTTTTCAATGCCAAGCCatctttgtaaataaaaaaataaaaaataaatatatatatatatatatatatatatatatatatatttgctatatatatatatatagatatagatatagatatagatatagatatagatatatagcaaATTTGGACACAGTGCACACGGACAAccaaaaaagcaatgcctgtgtgctggttacatgtgtcaatagtaataaacaagaaagaaaaaccgcaccaacgggtctttaaaaaaaagaaaaacttttattactcaacgtttcggctcgaccgctgaaggcggctccagcggtcgagccgaaacgttgagtatatatatatatatatatatgtatatgtgattTGTTTTGTGGTGTTTTCATTCAGGAGCGGTGGAAGTGTTAGTGGAAATGCGAAATCAGAGGGTGAGGTTTAGCAAAGATACCTACATTTTGGCATTTGCTGTATGTTACAAGCTGGTGAGTAAAGCTTAATACCTTTTATGCTTTCTTTGCCTTGTTAAGCATATAATAATACTCGGATAAATAAAGTGATGTGGAAAGTAAAATAACCATGTTTTCTGCTTTCTTTGAATATTCTTTATAGTTATGTCCACTGTAGTGCTTATAATGGCTAACCTCAGACCCCACACATCTCTTCACTCACCAGCCTGGAGTACTTTTCTACTGCATGACTAAACACTGTCTTGTCtcttgtccagaaacccattgcaGCTGCTCTGTGTAGTGCACATGTACCGTACAATAAGTTTGGAAAGTTTTACTCTCCAATTAagattttactctactgcacatgcatatAAATtcccactatttgggattcagccaaatccttcatgaaagattcggcaaaatactgaactgaacccgaatcctaatttgcatatgcaaattatggaagggaaaaagtggaaaaaacatttttttgcttccttgttttgtgacaaaaaattacgtaatttcccttcccactcctaattttcatattcggttcggccagacaaaAGGATTCTGTCCgactcctgctgaaaaatgctgaattccaaaccgattcctggattcggtgcatccctgagaaaaaaaaatatatatatatatatgtgctggtCTTTTGAGGTTTTCTATCAAATTTCTTTTTCAGAACAACCCCAATTCCTGTAAAATCTGTACAACTCTCCTAGAAGAAATCGAGATGACGGGAGATCTGCTCCCAAAGCAAGCGGCCTGCTTTGCTGCGGCTTTTGCCTTAAAACAGGTTGGTTCAGGATTGGTCATTTATACTTTGCATAATATTATTATCCCGATCAAAGACAACCGCCCATTAATATTCCATATACCCATTTATATCTATTAGAAAGGTTTCCTTACCATTTATACATGATGCAGGTAGTGTTATTCTATACTGGGTAAgacatttattcatttaaaggaacagttaaaatggtttaaaataatgaaaatatcacgttCTGCTACGCTGCtttggcaaaactggtgtgtttgcttcaggaactccactatagtttatattaacgaactgctgtgtagcaatgggggcagacattcaatgctgaaaaaggagaaaaggcacaggataaacagtagataacagagaacgtctgtagtatacagtgggattcttcagagcttctctgcgatctactgtgtatcctgtgcttgaacagctgcccacatggctacacaacaggttgtttataaactatagtagtatttctatagcaaacacacagctttcaccagtgcattatattgtcatttgtgtTTTGGTGTTTAAATAAGAAATGTCCAAACTGATTTATTGCTGATTCTGATTCTTACAGTTCAGTTTGATTATCTAgtctcttacatttttttttattcctcagaATGAATTTCAGAGAGCCAGGACAATTTATTCTAAAATCATGAATACTGATACCAAACTGTGTAATAATTTACTTGTAAGTATACAAAGGAATGCTGCAAAAATGTACGTTGGGGGCTTGCTTGCATATTTAGACACTCCTTATATTAGAGGTGCTGCAACATAATTTCTATATGGGTTCgtattgcaggtaaagttgttgtaccgtgttagccagtaaaaatgttacagggcaacccttttgaaataaaaaaaaaaaaagtggtataaaggtgatactcttattggctaactaatataatcatagcttTTAGAACATTTTCGTTCCATTTTCAAGCTGATTATAAtaaagctgtggtgttctctcatacatatatatatatatatatatatatatatatatatatatatatatatatatagagatagagatagagatagatagatagatagatacacatacaacattcagctcataggtcaaatgaccaacaaaaagaaatatctttttataaataaaaatctatgtgtaaggtgtcagtcatttacgaggggattcTACATATGAAACTCTCTGTTCTGTACTTATAGTTCTTCTCTTCCAACAAgaaatcattttcttttgtttgaggAGACaagactttgggggttatttactaaacctcgaatttatctggtccggctttttggagcaaaaactccagagaaaaaaaaacctagaatttatcAAGCTTTATTTTCCTCCGATGCTGCATAaatcccaaatccaaaaatccgccatcccAGACCTGTCCAGGTTATGTATTAGTTAATGGGAGATATCCCTATACCAATTGCACaatattgtggtctgcactgggtttaggcAGATAATCTAAATTCTTGGTTTTTGGGAAAAGACACagaaaaattgagcgattcaggagAAAATGTCAAAGCAATAAtacaattcgggtttttgctcTATTTATGGCAGGGATGGGGATTTGGTCTGGCTTTTTCTGTTGAAGCAATGAGATCAATTtgtgttttagtgaaaaaaaaaaacgttcatgtaaatgtatattatatcTGTTATATGGGATTTATGGAAAAGGGGTCTTTGTTGAATATGGAACATTACACCAAATCTATAAATTATATAAGCATAAACACACTACAATTATTTTGTCTCCCTCATGGATTTAAAAGaggattttaattatttgtggtgtttgaattatttagctttttattcagcagctctccagcctgcagttttagcaatctggttgctggggtccaaattaccctagcaaccatgcattgatttgaataggagactgaaaaatgaataggaaagggcctgcaTAGAtgcatagaaagatgaataataaaaagtagcaataaaagtacatttgtagccttaaagagcacttgtttttagatggggtcagtgacccccatttgaaaactgaaaagtcagtagatgaagaaggcaaataattaaaaaaaataaaaaataaaaaaaataaaggacgaattgcaaagttgcttcaattagccattctataacactatactaaaaatcaacttaaatgtgatccacccctttaagcatttgctTATTGTAGTGGTAAAGGGAATAAGCATCATTAAACAGACGTATACAGCATCTGCAAACTGTTGTATATGTTGGAAAAACGAATAAAGACAATATTACAAAAAGACAAGGACAGTTATTTAAACATTACACTGGGAGAATAGCTTTGGTAGTTTGTTACACATCTCTATAGCTGAGTTTCCAGGTGTTGTATCTCATACCTCATAGTTTATGAAATAATCTGCATCCAGTGCCAGGCATTTCTctaggggcagagacacacactcagattcggggatatttagttGCCGGCGGGATGGATGGCGATCGATGTGCTTCGTTTTCTTAAGTTGCCTCCCGAGAGAACtacgggtgactttggaaagcaaagcgctccgagtgccatcccgccggtgatttacattctagccgacaggaggcagttcggggggagtttagtcgcccgaaggagaggagatttgtcgctaatctctccgaatctgagcatgtgtttctgcccttattgTGTACCTTGATCGCTGTTAAACTCTGTTACCGCAGTAGAGTTTGGGAGTTCCCTGATTTCATGATCATTGTGTTCTATGCAAGCTTCTCATTAAGGTGCACACTAGTACAATGGAAGATGTTCTACATTTTCTGGAAGCTGCAACTGGAACCACAGGCTCTATACTTGTgaagaaacttgaattttctgAGGAGGTGGTGAGTATATTGTATGCCTAATTTCTTATCTAACTGAGTATTGGGGTACTTCTGACTTTGGATAATGTTTCAAACCCATTATATTAGTGTTGAGCTGAGACAAAGGCCACTGTGGAATGGACATTCCCTGCCAATAGCCGGGCAGCCTAAAAGTGAATGGATCTTGTTATCTGCACTTTAAATCGTCATTGCTTCATGTGATTATCTGCTTTATGGGTACATAGTTCACAAGCAACGGTGGCTGGAACTGTCCTGCTACTAACAGTGATGTTTAATGCCAACTAGTTTGTTCCTCGGGTTTCCTGTATAATGCCATAGGCGAAATGTGTCACGTATTGCCTGTAAGTAGAGAGATCAGTAAGGATGCAGTTGATCATATACATCTGTGCACATATTTGATGATAACTTAAAGGAGACCTATACAGGTATGCCaccggttttccagataagggttctttctgagatttggatcttcatcttaaataaacccaataggctggttttgcttccaataagaattaattatattttagtttggatcaagaacaatgtTTTATTCCTATGGagcaaaaggaaattattttttaaaattttaatttattgattaaaatggagtctatgggagatctcCTTTCCATAATtgagagctttgtggataatggatcccatacctatagcaTATTTAAAAAGTAGCCCCATCAgttatatcattataaataaaacatagctGATTATTCAATTTACACTAAAAgcaattatcattaaaaaaaaacaacatttaatgGAACTTGTCTCTGCTTGATAAATGTGTTGAAATGGGACAGGCCCACATTCCTCTGAAGTTGGCAGTAGCAGATCtccttttatataaataaatgttcaggCTGATTATCTCTACTGAGCTGCTTATGTGAAATGATTGCATGGTATTCAGGTACAGTCCTGGTACAGGAAGAGTGCAGGTTAATACAATAATAAGGATATGGAATCTCCACCCTGCCAGTCACTATTGGTTACCATTGTAGTATGGGCTGTGTGTAGTAAATACTAGGTACTTTTTGCCATTATAGGGAAAGACTGGGACATGGGGAGGGGACTGGGGTAAGGGAATAGAAGAAtaagaagaaggaaaagaagaTAAAAACTTGTGCTGAGCCCAATActcttaagggggttatttattaaaatttcaaatttatctcattttatttaaaaaaaaaaaaaaaaccacgaccaaactcccatgctcaattagaccttgtttattaataaaacaacccaaattaatcggatctcagaaaaactcaataaaatcaagcacaAACCCCAACTgcttgaatttttctggcttttttcctgaaGAGTTTTTGCGGGAAAACCCTGAAAATGTCAGATTAtaaggctaaacccagcgcagaatacaaaaacttcaaattgagataggggcctctcccattgacttttacataacctcggcaggtcttagATTGCAGATTTTTggtttcaggctttttgcagcatctgggtataataaatctcaaaaaagtttttttgtttttttttttaccaccaaaaaatttgagtttttgcccaaaaaaaggctgaccagataaatttgaggtttagtaaataacccctttattgtAGTGGTAGAATTATATTGCATACAATGTAgcataaagtaattttttggtctCCTTCTTACTTCTGTGAAGCATCAAATCTGTGATCCCCTGAAACCTGAGCACCTGAATGTTTGGCTTATGTTATACACAAGCTTTTCTCTACAGGCAGAAAGAAATAGACAGAGAAGCCGCCAATATGGCAGTGTCTGGAATAGTTAAATGCCTGTCGCTGTGCACGTGTGAGCAGAGGTCAGGCCTAATACATGAAAAGAGGCATCTTCAGGCTGACTACCGCTCCCCTCCTCCGCAGCTCAGATAAATAGAGCAGGGGCCAcagagcagatccacttctctcagatACACAGATTGAGAGCAagcccatagcctaaaacagggCTGTAGttttaactcccagcatccctaagCAGCTAAAAAACTGCTTGAACCTGTCCTTGCCATGACATGGGAGTCAAAGTGCCAGATGCTGATGTGTGTATCTAATGTGACTATTAATCTTATTGCTTTGTGCAGTTGGCCTCCGCTGGGCAGAAGCTGAAATCTCAGGCTGAACTTCACACAAGATTTAACAGTGTTTATCAGAGACTGAAAAATGAAGGGCAAATAAGTGCATTAACTCTGGATCAAATGCTGTGTTATACTCCTCCTGAACTGAGACACACCAACGCGCATTTACTAAGAAATAGGAAAATCAGCCACAGGACATTTCGATCTCTACAGTCTACACTATTGGTGGAGTAACTGAGACTAAGTCACGCTCTGCTGTTTCTGGATGGAAAGAATCCTCATATATATCTATGGCGACTTGAGCACTTGAAGTGAAGGCTGCAGTGTAGGGATGGAAATGTGAATTCGGACTACAATGCAGACACTCAATATATGAGTAAATATTTAAAACTTTaacaaaatatttggataaaaaatgCTTCTATTTAAGAAGCCAGTTCTTTTTAAATGTCTCgtgcatttttggattttgaatgGGCAGATCATGCCCCCCCCAATCACTATATAAAGGTTATGTCCTACAGAAATATGCTGAAGCCTATTGATAAAACTTTTACACCTCACCCAATTTCATCAAGTTGCCCCCTTGGCTTTTGTTTGTATCCAAAGAACCATGGGAATTTGAAGGGGCTGGGAAATTATCTTCTTAAGATCACCCCCCTAATCTACCAAAAGTTTCTCTTTAAACACATAGAACAGCATGGAGAAGAAAATATTACATTGACTCCAAGCTGGAGGTGTGTTGGCCTTTCTGTTCAAAGTCCTTAATCTCATGTGTGATCAACGCCCCTGTAAATGGGAGAACTGGGAAACCAGACTGACaagaaggttaaaggagaaggaaaggttaaaactaagtaagctttatcagaaaggtatataaatataccagtaaaccctcaaagtaatgctgccctgagtcctctgtcaaaagaaacacagcatttctttccttctattgtgtaacatagtaagttaggttgaaaaaagacacacgttcatcaagttcaactttttaacttttttttaacctgcctagctGCCAGTTGATCTAGTGTACACATGTACTTCTGTATCAGGCTTCCATCTtgcagcataaacctccagggcagggcttgagcatgctcagtttgctcctctctcctcctcccctccctgctttaatctgagcccagagccatgagtgagcagggagagactcaggcaggaagtgatgtcacatcaagttaatatggcagctactattcTAAACAaccagagagagcttctagagctttatagtaaagcattctgcagaataaatatagtttatagcttgcactattgtggctaagctattggtaataaactgcttcgttagctttccttctcctttaaataggtcACTATAGAGATATATGAGGTTTATAATCCAACCTTAATTTTACAATTCCCTGCTTTATGTTCTCCTAAAATTGACAATATTGTTTTTACAGTCCCACACAGGCCAGAATTTACTTGTTGCGCCACTGGTTATGTTTCAGCCATGAGAACCATCACAGCGGGATAAGTTTAACAAAAGGGACTCCCCAATTCATTTAAACCATTACAGCCCAGTAACTGCTGTGTCTTGATATTTCAAACTGTATAATAATCTCCTAACAAGGAGAAGATATTTGCACTTCCTTGGAGACTGCAAATACAAGAGTAGTTCATAACATTGGATATCCCTTCCTTTTTAAACGCATTTTGATGTTATTACACACTTAACTCTCTGGCACTGGCTATATATTACATCCTCAAGCCTGGCTGCCATAAAGGAATGGGAGTAGTTTGATTATACCTGGAAACTGGAGGGCCCTCTGTGGTTCATATAAGATATGGGCTGTGCACATTCTGTTTATGATCTGAACTTAAGTATTTAGAACCTTCACTTCCAGAGTTATTCCTGGGTTTAATTtgtgctcctttttttttaagttgaactATTGTTCTTTTATTTCTACCAAGCCCAAAATAAACACGGAaatgaaaggaaataaaatgtcTGTGTATTTCAAAGTTCAGCGCAGTCATAGGGAGAGTAACAAAGACCGAGACATCAATAGAGTGTAAAGTTATCATTTCATCTAACACTGCAGTGAATACAAATGTGCAGCCACGTACCACCCTCAGTAGCACTACTTCATCTGTCAGCAGCAGATACTATTACAATAAGGTATTACAATCTTTTTCACTCCACATTCTTGGGTTCGGCATGACCTGTCTCCTATTTTACTTAGAAGTGGTACCCAAAATATGGGGCTGGTCCTCTTATTGGCCAAGAGCTCTTGGACCAGATTAAAGGCCGCTTAGGCTAATGGTTATGAAAGCAAAACCTTGATGGCCAGTTATAATATTTGCATtcctaaatattcttggaactatggctttCTTTTTTCAAAGGACCAGGTTAATCTTGAGCACCCAGACATCAGTCTGAATATAAATATAGGAAACTCATATTGTAAGACAAAGAGTGGATTTATTTTCATAATCATCAAGCAAATCCAAGGACAATGATCAGCCGTACCCTGTGGATGGTGGCACCTTATAGTGGACCAGTTATATTAACATGAAGATGGTAAGACACTACAGTGTAAAGGGACGTGTAAACCAAAACCATAACAAGTTATTTTTGCAGTTAAATATTGAAAGCAAGCTTGTAGTCTCCTTGTGAACTATTGTTCTTATTATGTTGTTTCTCTCAGAGCTTTTCCAAACTTGCTCAGAAAAGTGAAAGTTGGTTCCTGAGCAATACCCATCTACCTACGTTTGTTTCTGCGAGAGGCACATGTTCCCCATATAACAGCTCACTTTCAAGATGGATACTAATAGCTCCAGTGCTGTCCTGAtgcattaaagaaaaaactataccccccaaacaatgtaggcctctataaaaagatattgcataaaacagctcatgtgtaaaaccctgctttatgtaaataaaccattttcataataatatactttttttagtagtatgtgccattgtgtaatcctaCATAGAAAATCACTAAAAAAATAAGGGgcatcccctgggatcctaggattcacggtgcacacaacacacgtgttaggtcacatgagccaattaacagacaaagttctgccttttgcttcctcacttcttcctgttacagttagagttgaagtatttctggtcaggtgatctctgaggcagcacacagaccatcacgaaatggtggttcaaggaaagagatgtaaaagggtaatatttacttaaatatatattccagtttggtaagattccacttaatatgatataaacgatctgttgcttaaatattcattttgggggtaaagttttcctttaaacacaacCCCAATCTTTGTGTGAGATCCAGCAGCCCTATGACTGTGAAGATCCATGTCcaagctttttgttttttgtgagcATGTACTCAGCTGCAGTCAGTGCTTGCTGGGTAGAATAAACACTGTGTCATAGTATCATCCAGAACAATTTGTAGAGACCAACAAGGAGGCCATTTTGGAAGCATGGAACTTCATACGTTGTTTGCTTTTGTATGTACAATCTGATGTAGCAGCCGTATcttatatatacatgtaaatgaTGTACAGTTATAGAAAAATAAGACTACAATCCCTTGCATGAGTAGTTGTCATGTTGCAGAGAACAGTCCATAGTTAATACAGTGGGTTAGAAGCTGACATGGCTTGCAGTGGCACGTCCACCATATGAAAGCCAATTCCTGGTTTATTTTCTACTCAGCAGGGAGTAAAGCAAACACAGTCCTTTCTCAGTCCCCAGAATGGCGTGTGTGTTATCAGCTTAGGAAGTGAACGACTAGCCTCGCTGCagggaagttttttttgttcatacagCTATGTGCGACTTATTATAAATGGCCATTCAGCGTCAGCATTATCTGTAGTTCTAGGGGTGTTTTACCTCTCTTACAGATAAATGTCATGATAACACAAGCTCCAGACAATCTGTGTACACGAGAAAGGCCACCAAACCTGCATTTAGCTCATGTACTAAACCTGGATCATGTGTTTGTCACAAAATAAATGAAGTTTTGGGGAGGTCCAAAGTGCCCCGCCCAACTCCCTGAACTTTTCAACTCAATAGTGTATAAATAGATTTTATATGCCATTCAAGTTTAAAATGATTTAAGTTCCTGGTGGGTgctaaataaggactgtgattggctattagtagcctctatgtggactgacagcctacaggaggttctgtttggcagtgtaaccaaaacttgcctccaaacctggaattcaaaaataagctcctgctttgaggccattgggagcaacatccaaggggttggagagtaacgtTACTcaaaagccactggttggagatcactggtatAAGCCAATCTGTACATATAAGGCCAAGAACTAAGACTAATATCTAAGACTTATTGTGCAGAATACGGTTTGTTTTACAGATTATAGGaaagctaatacaggtatgggacctgttatccataatgctcaggacctggggctttccggataacagatctttccgtaatttggatctttataccttaagtctactagaaaaacatgtaaacattaaataaaacccaataggctggttttgcttccaataaggattaattatatcttagttgggatcaaatacaaacaactgttttattattacagagaaaaaggaaatcatttttttaaaaaaaattatattatttaaataaaatagagtctatgggagctttatggataatgggtttccggataatggatcccatacctgcatcacTGAGGCTGCCAGTTAGTTAGGAACCTGCCATTGACTGTCATTTCTGTTAACTACAAAGTCACTCTTTTACACTAGACATACCATGTTACTGCAGTTGGAATAAAAGACCTCAACAGTGGAAAGCAATCTGGCAGCTCCCACGCTATTTACAAGCAGTTATACACACAAGTAATGCTAtccattataaaataaagaacttAAACCAAGGGtattttttctctatataaaGGAAGAATTTGCCACTTCTCCTTAGAAACCAAATCTAAATTGTACCACAGCCCCACAGAATTAGGGAACTAGAGCAGGTGTGGTGTGGGAACCTCAGGCACAGGGGCTGCCTGAACTTAGAACTGAAATTGGTTTTCAACATTTTATGTCAGTGTAGTGAATTTTAATTACTGGCACTTAGTAGAGCGGAAACATGTTGAATAGCACTcaatggagcaaattcactaacctccgaaaattcaccagcgacggcttcactcacagtgcaacacttcgaccaggtgtagattcgcaagggcaacgctaattcactaaagtccgAAGTTGCGTCcggggcgctgaac
This region includes:
- the ptcd2.L gene encoding pentatricopeptide repeat-containing protein 2, mitochondrial (The RefSeq protein has 2 substitutions compared to this genomic sequence), encoding MAVLGSWTAQRCLWENGGRSLLRAVAQSGPCCSHQAKRYLLTDDILKLHEFQKKKLATLYQIYGKKDLYFQMIEDKLQRNGIILRDELKTLLHLCSTQPDVEFAKRVIYRYHAENKNVMFGEFRFGPVFLRLCYELDLEDIALDLLKDQTLRGFFSDCTSFNILMDMLFTKGQYERAVEVLVEMRNQRVRFSKDTYILAFAVCYKLNNPNSCKICTTLLEEIEMTGDLLPKQAACFAAAFALKQNEFQRARTIYSKIMNTDTKLCNNLLLLIKVHTSTMEDVLHFLEAATGTTGSILVKKLEFSEEVLASAGQKLKSQAELHTRFNSVYQRLKNEGQISALTLDQMLCYTSPELRHTNAHLLRNRKISHRTFRSLQSTLLVE